The following proteins come from a genomic window of Candidatus Margulisiibacteriota bacterium:
- a CDS encoding prepilin-type N-terminal cleavage/methylation domain-containing protein: protein MLNSLNNKRPGFSFIEIMFTMFILGIVAMIASAVFRDLAPAANNSVEKSSVEAVKTGIMLYYLDPDRGNMVNFPPQLDSAPVDSYASPNNPFFDVVLTQAVSSNWYKIGANSWECVSSGNVYEYQAANSGLFWLVGTAPSPTTTTTTTTTTTTTTTTTTTTTTTTTTTSTTTTTLGKPSVKTLPATGIGRTSANLNMAYDFSSYKTGQVSFNYRRSDSMAWTITSWSTQNGAGNYSRYITGLSRGRTYYFQARLRYGLPSVIISGAILSFTTLP, encoded by the coding sequence ATGCTTAATAGTCTTAATAATAAAAGACCGGGTTTTTCTTTTATCGAGATCATGTTCACGATGTTCATACTTGGAATTGTGGCAATGATCGCCAGCGCCGTTTTCCGCGATTTAGCCCCAGCCGCCAATAATAGTGTGGAAAAAAGCTCCGTGGAAGCGGTGAAGACCGGGATAATGCTCTACTATTTGGATCCGGACAGAGGGAATATGGTAAACTTCCCACCACAACTCGATTCAGCCCCGGTCGATTCGTACGCCTCTCCGAACAATCCATTCTTTGATGTGGTTTTAACTCAAGCGGTCTCAAGCAATTGGTATAAGATAGGGGCAAACAGTTGGGAATGCGTCTCTTCAGGCAATGTTTATGAATATCAAGCGGCTAATTCCGGCCTCTTTTGGCTAGTTGGGACTGCTCCTTCACCCACAACAACAACAACAACTACTACTACTACTACGACAACGACAACGACAACGACAACAACAACGACGACCACCACTACCACAAGCACCACGACTACAACCCTGGGAAAGCCGTCGGTAAAAACCCTGCCGGCGACAGGCATAGGAAGAACATCGGCAAATTTGAATATGGCTTACGATTTTAGCAGTTATAAAACCGGTCAGGTCAGCTTCAATTACCGGCGGTCGGATTCCATGGCCTGGACAATCACCTCCTGGTCAACACAAAATGGCGCGGGAAATTACTCGCGGTATATTACAGGGCTATCCAGGGGCCGGACTTATTATTTCCAGGCGCGATTGAGGTATGGCTTACCATCGGTGATTATATCCGGCGCGATTCTTTCCTTTACAACTTTGCCTTAG